From the Salvelinus sp. IW2-2015 unplaced genomic scaffold, ASM291031v2 Un_scaffold4643, whole genome shotgun sequence genome, the window atatgtcacacctgtcaggtggatggattatcttggcaaggtagaaatgctcactagcagggatgtaaacaaatttgtgcaaaacattttgagagaaataagcttttgtgcgtatggaaaatgtatggtatATTTTATTCCAGCtcacatgagaccaacacttgttgttgcgttttatatttttgttcagtgtatataattttttattctgGTTGGAACATTTtccagaatcaggagggaataagcaggaaatccgcaATCGTCTAATCACGATTACTGGAAAACTTTGAAAGTAACCGGAATTTCGCAAGCCTAGTACTATGGCTAATCTCTGCTCCCACCTCTCCAGCCCCTGTGTACATGTTTCTATGGAGGGGTTGGGATGAAGCAGAAGACAAGCTTCCATTCGTTGTACATTGGGCAATAACGAAACCTTCTTTATCTTCAGCAAGTACGGCAAGATAGTGGGCTGCTCCGTGCACAAGGGGTTCGCCTTTGTCCAGTACGCCAACGAGAGGAATGCCCGGGCCGCCGTAGGGGGCGAGGATGGGAGGATGATCGTAGGACAGGTGCTGGGTAAGAACCTGGGCCGCGTTTTCTGCTCCTTCCCGTTACCTCCAATAGGTTTCCCCTCTTCTGAAGGCATAGTATATGTAGATGTGGTCATTTGGATATGACGCCCCGTCTTGATTAAACTTTCTAATTTTCCTTCTTTCTATGctctttgtccccccccccccctctctctcagacatTAACCTTGCTTGTGAACCGAAGCATCAGAGATTGAAGACTGTGAAGCGCTCTGCGGGAGATATGTACAGGTGTGAATTTAAATTAGATCTTTACCAAGTGCTCCAGTCAATCCTctttgtataaaaataaatacatgtaaatgttGAACTATGCAATCTACTGTTCCAACTgtgctgtctcactctctctcttttgtttctcactctctctctttttgctttCTTCCTCAGTTCTTCATTTGATTTGGAATATGACTTCCAGAGAGATTACTATGACCGGTGAGTCTTCCTTTCTCGGTTGCCACTCCCTGTACTGACAAAGGAATAAAGAATGattttttttgctgtttgttttgctgTTGTAGGATGTACCCGTACCAGTCCCGCGTGCCCCCTCCGCCTCCTCCCCCCCTGTCCCGTGCGGTGATCCCCTCCAAGCGGCCCCGGGTCAGTTTGAGTGGAGgcggtggaggaagaggaggtggaggagcaggGGGCAGCCGACGCACCAAGACCAACTTCTCATCctccaggagcagccagagcaggGTCTCCACCTCACGCAACagtcagtaccacacacacacacacatggaattacAGATGCTTTTGACACTTCCCACAGTgacgatatacactgagtataccagacATCACGAAcaccctcctaatattgagttgcaccccccatcccccccctttgcactcagaacagcatcaacttgtcagggcatggactttacGTTGAACGTTGaaaagcgttctacagggatgctggcccgtgtttattccaatgcttcccacagttgtcaagttggctgaatgtcctttggtgggtggaccattcttgatacacacggggaaactattgagcatgaaaaacccagcagcgttgcagtttgacacaaaccgttgcgcctggcacATGCTATCataccctgtttaaaggcacccaaatcttttgtcttgctcatattcaccctctgaatggcacacatacacaatccatgtctcaaggtttaaagatccttcttcaacctgtctcctccccttcatctacactgattgaagtggatttaacaagtgacatcaataagggatcatagctttcacctggtcagtctatggcatggaaagagcaggtgttcctaatgtagtTTATACTCTTGAGTATATGATAATATTTGccattttagcagatgctttaatccaaagcgacttactcATGCTTGCATGTGTATTTACATATAGGTGGTCCtgtgaatcaaacccacaatgcTGGGAtatttacgtatgggtggtcccgtgaatcaaacccacaatgcTGGGAtatttacgtatgggtggtcccgtgaatcaaacccacaatgcTGGGATATTTACGTATGGGTGGTACcgtgaatcaaacccacaatgcTGGGATTGCAAGCTCCACTACACACAATATAACCACACACTTACTAACTCTGAATTGACTCTGGTCATTTACCCTGTAGACACATGAATCCATGTTCATTATATGGAAGTGAAATCCATACCTACTGTTAATGTATGCCTCTGActctttctatcccctctctctaacCCAGTGAAGGCAGACGACCTGCAGACCATCAAGAGAGAGCTGACCCAAATCAAACACAAGGTGGACTACCTGCTGGAGAGTCTGGAACGCATGGAGAAGGACCACACCAAGAAGTTAGGTAGGACGGGACAGACACTAGTGAGGAAGTACACTTTGTTGCCCACTGCATTTTCAAACATTAGGtatgaaacaacacatttttgtttATCAATAaacctctccctcccatccccctCACTCTCCAGACATGAAGAGTAGTGGGAAGCCGGAACTCGGGGAGGTGTCTCCTCTCCACTGCggaggaaagaaggaggagagcttgaagagggagagggagagccagCTGCTCAATgactcagaagaggaggagggagacctactggaggaggaggaggaggtgagcgTGGGATTAGAGAGCGGAGCAAACTGAGGGGGAGGAGATTTAGGAGAGGCGAGATCAGTACTTGAGGGGACACTTGAGAGGGAAAGGAGCGGAATAGAAAAGAGTTTGAGGTGTagtgggtgcatcccaaatggcatccttatttcctatatagtgcgctaATTATGACTAGGtcctggtagaaagtagtgcactatatagggaatagggtgacattttgggAATCTATCTAAAATCAGGTTATTGAATGTTCTCTGCAGGTGAAGAGTCGAGGAAGGGAAGATgacgatgaagaggaggaaggtgaggatgaTGGAGATAGCGCCAACGGAGACGACTCTTAAACACCGCAAGATTGTCTgttcgcacgcacacacatacatacaggcacacacacacacacacactccctgacaTACACAAAAGGAAATGTGTATAATTACATAGCAACACACATGCAGTACATGGACAGCTGTTCCTACTGAACTCAGTATTCATATGGACATTTACACTATATACTGTACCATTCTGAACGTGTGCTCACCTACACTTTCAGTAACACTCTACCAGTAATGTCAAGCAAATATCTGTCTTCTTCTCTTTGGATTTCTCTCCGATGTATTAGTTTGTAGCCTCATACGGCCATCCTGAACTCTTCATTTACATTATTTGTGAATTGAGATGAAATGAGAGAGCGTGCGCAGCAGTCAGGATGGTGGACCAGGCTAATTATTTGGCCCCCGATCAAAGATTTTCTTTATGTATATCGTATGTATCTTGAAAAATAGTTTTATTCTAGTTGTACTAGTCCGGATACAGTGgatctcaaacctctcctcagagACCCCCAGTCGTTCCATGTTTTTGATCTATTCcacagctagcacacctgattcaactaatcatcaagctcttGACTAGGACAATCAGGCGAGTTAGTTCAGGGCTCCACAACATTGTGAAACATCTGGGGGTCCCGAGAGGTTTTAAAACCACTGGACTGGAGGATCTTGGCACCTGCTGTGTCCACCAGCAGGTGGCACTGTGCAATGACATTTTTACACACCTAGGCTACCGTGAAATGTGGTGCTGGAGTTGGACGattttacaatttacatattATAAAAATGGAAAACAATGAAACAGACATGTATAGGAAGACTTCATGCCAGGATTGTCTAATGTATGCTATTTTCTTTGCCCTGAATGGTTTTGCTTGTTTCTTTTTTAGCTTACTTATTTGTGTCAGGAAATAGAGTTTGACTTAGTATAACCTTGAGTTCTGTAATGGACGTTATCcatgttggtgtgtttgtctcGGTTGCCGTGTGATTTCAGTTGACCATTACTTGGACTGTGCTTGTGAATTAAAAACTTCCAAGTGGGAATGCTCCAGGCCAGAATGTCTTTGAGCTGTTTGTAATCAAGATGTGTGTATGGTGCATGTTTCTGCTAATTATAGGTTAACAGATTAAAACTACTCAGGCAAATATGGCATTAACATAAGACATGGTAACTCAAAATACATGGTAAACTAGTGGTTAACTGCTTGTGTTCCCCTTCCAGGAGAATGTGTCTTGTCAGGTCCTTAATGCCCGAAATAAGCCAGAACTGCTTGCCTCAGCACTGCTCAGAATAAGCCAACCTGGTCTCAGCGGTAGAAGTAACATAGCAAATTGAAATTCTCTAAACTGATATTAGTATAATATTTTGTTACGTTTGGTGTGGCATGTAAtaatttgtgaatgtccatcCATGTtgcatgatatgttacaaatattTTCTTAGCTAATTTTGACTAGGTGGCCAAAGCTAGTGTTAagtggctaacattagcaaggCTAGGGGTTATTGGAAGGGTTCGCTAACATGCTAAAAAGTATTAAGTAGTTGCTAATTATCTCAAATGCTACCCTGACTAGCCACcatccttttgtttttgccttatgtaaccataccaaacgcaacatttcatactaatttgagtgtcccgtattttcatttactatgttacgtctagtctgagaccagcctGAATAAGCAGAGCTCTCTTCCAGAGGAATTCCTCAGCTATGCTGACCTTTCTGAGAATGGCACAGACATCTGAGCAGAAGTGAAGGGTTAAAACACGCAGTATCTGACACATAGTACTTATACAGGTAaaaacttgagtaaatgagggatataaattatattgaaagcagatgcttccacacaggtgtggttcctgaggtaattaacatcccatcatgcttagggtcataaataaaaatgcccagttgcccattattctgACTAGAAGAAAAGATCTTAGTGGCTTTGAAAGATGGGTATCAAAGGGGCATagggaggactgtgtgtgtgtgtctcagctctCAACCGACGTGAACACTTCccggagattctggagcggtgcccgagtctgttttccaccatcaacaatagaccaaattatggaatttctcatggaatttctcatggaaggaTGGTGTCGCATCCaatagtttgacatttttagaaTATATGCCTAGGTGCATTTAAGCTGATCTGATGGCCCAACACACTAAGAcactttgttggtgtttcctttattttggcagttatctgtatATTGGATTATAATAATTAAAGATAAGTTCAAATCCTTGGCGATAACATCGTTACCAGTCTCAATTGCTACCGCATATAGGTTCGGGGATAGAGCCAGCTGGTAAACCAGATTACCTTGGAGATTCTGGAGATGgttactggccacccctcaaagcctggcttcttcctaggttctggcctttctagggagtttttcgtagccactgtgcttctacacctgcattgcttgctgtttggggttttaggctgggtttctgtacagcactttgagatataagctgatgtaagaagggctttataaatacatttgatttactaCTAGACAACATTCAGTATCAGGTGGTTGGTTGGGAGGTAGAGATGGTAACCACTAGACAACATTCAGTATCAGGTGGTTGGTTGGGAGGTAGAGATGGTAACCACTAGACAACATTCAGTATCAGGTGGTTGGTTGGGAGGAAGGAATAGTTcaatggtatttggtattttattaggatccacattggctgttgcaaaagcagcagctactcttcctggggtccacagaaaacatgaaacataatacagaatgatataatacagaacatcaatagacaagaacagctcaaagacagaactacatacatataaaaaggcacacgtagcctacatatcaatgcatacacacaaactatctaggtcaaataggggagtgGCGTTGTGCCTCGAGGTGTTGCTTTATGtttttttgaaaacaggtttgctgtttatttgagcaatatgagatggaagttcCATACAattagggctctatataatactgtacactttcttgaatttgttctggatttggggactgtgaaaagacccctggtggcatgtctgatgggataagtgtgtgtgttagagctttatgtaagttgactatgcaaacaatttgggattttcaacacattgtttcttataaaaagaagaagtggtgcagtcagtctctcctcaactcttagccaagagagactggcatgcatagtatttatatcagccctctgattacaattaagagcaaaatgtgctgcactgttctgagcaaactgcagcttaactaggtatttccttccagcactggaccacatgactggacaataatcaagataagacacaACTAGAGCCGAcaaaacttgctttttggagtgtggtgtcaaaaaagcagagcatctctttattacggccagacctctccccatctctacaaccattgaatctatatgttttgaccatgacagtttacaatataaagtaacgccaagtaatttagtctcctcaacttgttcaacagccacaccattcattaccagattctgctgaggtctagaatttaaggaatgatttgtaccaaatacaatgctcttagttttagagatgttcaggaccagtttattactggcgaCCCATTCCAAAatagactgcaactctttgttaaaggtttcagtgacttcattatctgtggttgctgatgt encodes:
- the LOC112077514 gene encoding heterogeneous nuclear ribonucleoprotein C codes for the protein MDSLMAGNVTNKTDPRSLNSRVFIGNLNTLLVTKADVEAIFSKYGKIVGCSVHKGFAFVQYANERNARAAVGGEDGRMIVGQVLDINLACEPKHQRLKTVKRSAGDMYSSSFDLEYDFQRDYYDRMYPYQSRVPPPPPPPLSRAVIPSKRPRVSLSGGGGGRGGGGAGGSRRTKTNFSSSRSSQSRVSTSRNMKADDLQTIKRELTQIKHKVDYLLESLERMEKDHTKKLDMKSSGKPELGEVSPLHCGGKKEESLKRERESQLLNDSEEEEGDLLEEEEEVKSRGREDDDEEEEGEDDGDSANGDDS